The genomic stretch CGGCAAGCAGAAATATAGCAAGCGCGTGATCACTGGCTACGATTAAGGCTCGTGTACAGAACGAACCAGGGTAGGAGaaatcgtttaattaacgAGCCGTTCAAGTGACGATATTAGCAGTTATGCGTGAAAACAGTTCGCCGTTATTTTGGTTACGATAATGAGATCGGATCGCGAGGAAATCCTGCTTATCGGGTGCTGTAAATTACGTTTATTTAACGACATTCAAGATGATATATTGACCGCTAATGACAGTcgttaaatgataaaatatttattattcttcttaCTTTAATCTCTGACAAAATTAATAACGCTGACGTGGTATGGATTCGTTTTGCATGTATTTTCGAATTACGATATTGATGAATACGTATTTTGGAATGTCATTATCGTCAccgatgaatttatttattgacatTTAGTTGTAATTCGTAATATAATTACGCATTTATATAAccatattttaagaaaagaacAAGATGTATCCtgttaaataaaactttaGCCGTTATGCTTTAATCAGAAGTTTAGAATCGACACTTGTTCATACGAAAAGCTTCGTTGGTACATATTGGACCTATTTCTAGATCCACTTGcgattgatatttattaagttataagaagatttataaaggatatttaaacgaatcacctactatatttacatatatcgaTAAGAGCAACGAATCTCAGGATTCCGCTTTCCTTAAAATAAGCCATCAAGAGCTCGAGAACACTTGGGACGAACATCAAGCAAAGAATACATCCGCGTTTCAGTTTGTTCAAGTCGCGTGTACTGTCATTTCCGTTTTGAAACGCGCACTTATTTTTAATGTGCAGTCTCGATTCGTCGGGCCTCTATACAGTACAATCTTCGTACAATATACAACGTACGAGCGACGGGCGAAACGTTAAGTCCCCTGTTTGCGCGATTGTCCTAACAATATTCGTGGCGCGGATGCGATACGGCCGGTATTATTTGCACGATACAATGGAAGCGTTGTGCGAGTAACGATATAAGCGTGAATTACGCCCGTCTGCCACCGGCCGATACAGTGGCTTTTCGCGCTCTAACGATTTGCTTCTTTGACTTTATGTCGCTTGGAACGCGCCCGGATTAGTGACCATTGCGTTGGACTAACGGGGAAAGATCCTCGGACACTGACGATTAAAAGGACCGTATAACTTTTGGAATTACTTGCCACGTAGCTTTCCCGGTAACGGATACCCTTGCGAAGGGGTGAAGTTCACCCTCTCAAAGATAGGGTTGCTTGGCAGTTTTGGATTGTTTCTTGTGAAAATGGTAGGAAGGAATGTCGCCGATAGTCCGAATAGTCGATGTTCGTGCAGATGCATATTTTTGCAGAAAGTGTAACGAAAATGGAAACaagatagaaatttgttatgCTACTAGTAGGTTAAACGTGTACATTATTTTGCATTGTTTGGTTAACGCGTAtcattatatttgttataacatttacatattggTCAATcggttaataatattaaatttcgtatcatttagtaGTATCTTCGTatgaatacaaatatttgatgcTATGAAAATGAAGTTGTAGAATCGGATGAAAAGACacttcattaaaaaaataaggagatgtggaatattttttgtaggCACTGTATATCTTttggatatttattattatttttataaacgaaattataaaaatgaaaattaaatggagttgctttaaatattgtaaccaGTACTttacattgaatattttatatatctttatatattgtttgctttctgtatatttttgcagtATTAAATTagtcataaatgtataaatatcggCAGTCCAGTCATCAGTCTCAATTTAAAGTATATACTTACACTTTTGAATCATTGGTCAAGCGttggatatatatatttatatgtacttacatataatacattatgTTTCGAATTAGAACAGTTCAATCGAATTAAATTGATCGTATCATTAGCTATAATGTGAATTATATAGTCAATAAAAGAGCCAACGAGCGaaacagttttgaaaatttttgtcaggaatgaatatttgaaaaggaatagaacaaaattaacagaataatcgtaaaaataattttaacaccttgttttccttatttttcgacatttttatattttcacaatTGAATTGCTTAGTAACCTCGttcttcgataaattattccttttgtgtgctttgagcagattttttcgttattataCGCATACGTTAAAAACTGACCattttacgaaattatattataagagCATTATAAATGTCCTGCTATTACCTTCGAAATAGTCGACAAGCCGTTTTATGTatctttgtattattattacgctAATGAGATATTACAGAgaaatttacgaagaaaaacTACTTAACATTCGCTGTGCTACGAATACCCCTTTCGTTTGACTTTAATCCACTTAACTGCTACTCTGTAGTACCTTTTGTAGAATCAAGTATATTTGCATCCTTTTGTTTCCTGAACGATTTTAATAACGAGTTGTATTCAAATAGTAATGGCAACAATCTCtataatttcatgaaaaatataaaagaacgtGTAGAAATTTGTGTAAAATGTAGGAGTAAAATGTTCTTTCACCTGCAATGGgttaaatgtttcatataaactAAAAGATATCTCGCTAATTTgatcgtatattttatataatcttattacagagtataaaagaaagaaggaaaattaattcaattaagagaaattaaaataatagcGAGAGAATTTTTACggattttgttaatttaaattattaattaatactgGAAACttgttattacaaataaaatatagtcaaTGACGTTGGTTCAATTATGCAAGAGGagttaataacattttttaagtaatacaaatatataggAATGAACATCGAATCAACTCAAGCAATATACTTTCTATAATTTAACatcaaatttaacaaattatgaaATCGTAAGTTCGTCAGGAAAGCTATTGTAAGAATTgaagatttctttctttcttatcgaattaaaaataataattctgatATTACtgcaacgaataaaattagattttattttattggaaaaaattgGATGCTCGTGGACGTAACACGAATGTTCATGACTATAGGGTTTTgtgcaattaaatattatttcggtTCGTCGGAAATGTTCTCAAATTGAAAACAACGAAACTGTTTTTACATTTGGATTTCATACAGATATACAATGGACAGttgttttttcaaattcatatCCTGTTACACCTTTCTGCCGTAACAATTTACGTCTAATTAAACGCGGCTCTTGTTATACGAAGGATTAAAATCGCGTGTTTGTTTTTCACAGGATGCAATCGCACTGTCAGGAATTCCGTTGGATGGATACGATGGACGGGACGAATGGGACGATGTATTATTCGCATCAGAGCGCCTCCTAGAGATCCtcaggtaaataaaaattctcttaTTAACAATtgtgaattaaatattttgcatttattacgttttttcttgctttttgtaaatcaaattttcgcTCTGCATAAAGAGtaaataaatcgaataaacATAACAATAAACGAGGCAAAATTCGTTAGTTTCATCAAAACAAGAAGATAAGTCGAATTTCtggtaatgaaatttcatagaaacgCGATACACAATCTTCGCTGACATTTTTTTCCAGTCgaagtatattaataaaatttaatattccttcctagaaaaatttaacagctttttagaaaatgaaaatccaCGCTATTAAGCAtcgaatacataaatatccttTTATAcagaatttcatttcgtaataatgtTCCGAGAACGCTATAAAAATGTCCTGTAACAAAATTTGGTCCGACGCAGGTGATCGAGTTAAAAGTTAGGAGGTTGCAAGTTGGTTTCCTGAAAGAAACCAGATGCGAAGGCGCTTACGTTCAATTCTCTGATGGCAGCGAGGATCTTGAGGATGAAACAGGACGTTACTGCGGCTATGTGAGTGGCAACACAACCAGgtagaatatatttcaatttgatattAGCTATTATATAGTTACTATCAATTATATTACTATcgcaaagaattttatatatagatgtgtcataaatagaaatatcggCACAGGTCagattttcctataaaattctatataaatctGCAAAACACACGAGTTTTCAACCAacctttttgtaaaatatctataacTTTCGAATTCTAAAGTTTAAGTACTTCATGATTTATCGTCGTTGGACTCTATAACAAAAGTACAGAATAGAACAGTAGAATAAAACATAAGATTTTATCTCAATTACCGTTAAATTGACCTAAGAATCGATTCTGGAACATTTTTGGGACCGTgggtaaaaaaagaaaggaaacggttctataaattttattagaattatatacattttgtaataaagGTTATCGTAACTGTTTTCAGTTCTTTCTTACGATGCACTTTGATTTTAAATtcagttattatattttaccaaGAAAACTGATTGCACGAATACCTTTGTTCATCGCTCTACATTATACAGATCATTATAAGATCGTTATGCAAAGAGTTTCTCTTATACCGTCAATCGATTGTTACCATATTTCACATAATTATACTGACAGATTTACGTAATTGCTTTATCGATAGGTATACTTTGCATACATAATTTCCtatgaattttattccattttttattctattgtaTCTACTCACGTCTGAATAATCGGATATCAAAGAAATTTGCATTCGTAAATATACAGAACTTAGcaattactaaaataaatcattatcaGAGTACGAAATGTTTGTACGATAAAATACGAGTGTGCTAAATATGGAGATAAAAGGATGGAGTGATTGGTGGGAtcgttaatgaaaaataattaaccgGTTGGAATAGTATTCACAGCAAGTTGTAAACCAAATGTGTGTAAGTACCTCTGGTAGAtaatggattaaacagatgCCTGTTGGTTGAAATGTAGCGATTCCAAGCCGCTTATAAACGCGGCATTTAATGTTTGTAAATATTCCCCATTTCGATATATCCGATAATTTTGGtttgctttaatttcaattttctggcTTCCGAGTCTCTTTTGTAATCCTTATTAACACGTTTCTGCGTTACGAATCATTTTAATGCAGTTATTTAATCATTCTCTAATTTATCGAATGTACAAGCAAAATATGTTATTTAGTTTGAAAGATAATTTGCTACAATAATAACAACGcatcattaaattttacttcgaTATTCAATTACGATAATTAGGAAAATGGATAGTtacatttgttatatttataatgtattctagaatttaattaattaccaaTTGACCCATTACGAGATAGATAGTTGCTACGTTGATGTACGAGTATACTGATCTCGAAAACTCATATTTTCCGCATTACGTATCTTATTGACCTTCTTATTTCAGCTATATTTTATGCTGATTACAATAGCAGAGAAATTAACATTGTTATCGGCTATTCATGATGTATTCGTaactattgtgtgtattatatgTAGTAATGTTTCATAGATAGCGGCAGCTTCCATagcgataaattatattcatttatattacaaaagtatcgaatgaaaatttagatCTTTCCGTTTCGATATATCGTTACAAAGGTAAACCAATTGACTGAATacgtaacaaaatattcttgaatGATTTATCAATAATTACTTACATGTATTGAAAAACTTTCCactttttgtattaaatatgtattctaAAATCTTggaatacataataaaactaaaagatACATAGACATGGCAGACATTAAAATCAACAAAAGACCTACTATCCACTTTTCAAATTCCcaacatttttaacattacgACGAATTCTTAGGTATGTTAAACGAAAGTTTCGAACCTCTACATTTCATCCACTACGAATTGGATACCGTTAAACGTAGAAATACCAGCGAATCCATTACGTTTTAGTTCGTTAAATCGCAAAAACGTAATCTAGCCAGACCTTACCTATTCGGCTATACCCTTTTAATTATCCCGCAGGCTGTTCCTGCGAAAGGGACCGAATTTAACGATCATAATGGACTCGGACGTAAAGTTCGCCGCCGAAAATCCGGTGATCTTCTCCGCCCAGTTTTCCATACTACCTGCTCAGCTGGCCGCCGAACGGCATCGTGGATTCTCGCCGTCCTCTTCGACCGAGTGCCCATTGGAGTGCGCCGTGAGGAACGATCGAAGGTCCTGCAGGCTCGCATCCCCGGGTTATCCGGGCGTGTATCCGCGTGGTATCAAATGTAGGATTGCTCTGGAGTCGAGCGCGGGTCGCTTTAAAATCGGCGGACAACCGGACGACCTTTTCGACCTGATGAACCGTACGTCGCAGGACGGTTGCCAGACGGAGAACTGCGAACAGCACGTTGAGATCGTGGCGGAAGTGACGAAGACGAGGGTCGCCAGATCGAAAGACGAACGATCTCTAACGGAAGAGGTTCCGGTTGAGAGGCGAGCGAGGAGGAGCCCGGATCACGACGAGGAGGTGGAATTTATCATTGGGCAAACGTCGCACAAGACCAGGAAGGGCAGAAATAATCGAAGAAGACTTAAGAAAGCCAAAAAGGAAGCGGACGGATCAAAGGGTCCGCGCGGCAATTCCCATGGAAAAGCAGCGAACGGGGATATCCGGAGAAATATCGGCCGTCCAAAAGAGATCACTGAACAGTCTTCAGCAGACGCGTTCCACGGCTCGAGGAGCAGCTTCAGGCATTCCGGTGGCTATCGCGATCAAGGAATCCGGCTAGAATCTATCCAGAAGAGACTTCGTCACCCGCAGCGCGTCCATAAGAAGTCCATGGATTCGATAAGCTCAAAAAAGAATTTCGATCATGATCTAAGAGATATATCGGACGCGAGGATTCTACCCGACGGGTTGGGACACGAGATTGCAAGGAAAGGCTTGAGCCAGGAGAAGATCACCGCGTTACAGGTGAGTTATCCCCGGAAATTTATTTCGGACGACACTTTCGGACGTTATCTCGATCGTTTCGATCAGCTTGCCTAGTGTTTGATCGATTGCCGTGTTATTCGACAACAAAAGCGGGAAAGAAAAAATCTCGTGCAAATACTAATTGGCAAGTAAAGATGCGCAGATATGTATTGATCGCGGTATCCATTATCGTGCTATTCTATGATACATACAGAGGTTATCTGATTTTAGTTGAACTTGTAAGGTTTACCGCTTGGAAATCTGATAGCCGAACTTACAAGGTGCTTCGGTTAGCAATCGAATAGACGAGTTGAACTTATAAGGAGTTCCGTTTACCATGCATATCCAAAGTATGAATCGATATATTTGAACAAACAAACTGCTTGACTTATAAGGAACGAATATTATGGTTATAAAAATCGctcttaaaatttaaaaattattcattcttttcataattcataaaacaaaacaatagattttaatttgaattaaaaggattattaataaaacgagtattacttttcattttttagatAACGTATTAAGCAAcacttttattttactaacTCCATTTACAAGCATcacatataaattacaaatacacgatttaattatattgagaagagaattgaattaattattttgatcgGTTTAGTCAAAATTAAGCAATCTACTGCCTCTTTTTAAATAACCTTTATCTTCAAGCAATTTCCGattctttcaataattacTGCTCACATAATTTTCGTCTTCCCCCGACTAATCTCATTCACTGGAAACCAACAACGATAAATGTCCCTCGAAACTCGATAAATACTTATTGATCATTCTGTTGGTGTGAAATAGAGGTTGCAATTggagaaattattttgcaagTAGATACCGGTGCGCTTTAATTTCGCTGCAAGGATACAACAGTAACTACCAAACTCTTGCTAAACAGTTTGCTCGAAGTTCCCTTTTGCGGACCAAGTTGATTAAACGTTTCGCTTCGCGTCTAGCGCAAGGAATAGATACAACTCGCGAATTTAGCTAGACGATCTAACGTAACGTAgagatgaaacgaaataatcgaattatatttcttcgcCCAATAAGGTTCCCGACTACAGATACGCAAAGAAGAGTCGAATACCAGAAAAATTAGCAAGCACCAGTTGCGTGGGCGATTATCTGGCGTTGCTGGAGAACGTGGACGGAAAGATCTTTGAAATCTCCAAGTTCTGCGGAGAGGGTCACGTTCCACGGATCCTTTCGAAAGGAAGGAGCATTATCGTGGAGTTCTTTGCGGAACAGGACGGCACTATAATGCACGACGGGTTCCAGTTGTCGTTTCAGGAAACGGAAGAGGCGCCCGGCGTGAAACACGATCGAAATTGCGAGTTCGTTTACAAAAGTACGGAACGAACCAGGGAAAGTATCAAGTCGTTGCAGAGCTGGTATCCGCCGAATACTTTGTGCAGTTACAAATTTATGGGCAGATCGTCGGAAAAGATCTCCGTTCATATGAAGATAATCAGGAACGAGCCGGACCAGGAATACGCTTTGCAGAAACGGAACTTCAGCCTGAATTACTGCTCCGGAAACGAGATTGCGGTTTACAATGGGATCGAGGTGAGTAACCGTCGAGCCAACGTAAGAAATTAACGGGTTGTGTGGTAAACATAATAGCTTCCCTGTTGCTTGTCTTATTGTGCTAAATTGTTCTTAAATGCTCTTCGTTCTTTTAAAAAAGTCAATAAATTACGTAGGTATAGGGTCTAATTTCGTTGCACCTACcgtaagaaattttttatttattttcgattcaaattgaatttaaacattaTGAACATATtacgttctttttttaattttattattttgttttaattttcacacttatcgtattttctattctatGGGTGTAAGAATTgctttttataattcaatcAAACAATCGAGGAGTTGGGGTAAAAACGggaaaaattttccattttacaaCATATTTTGTTTACGAGAATTAAAATAGCATAAATTGTAACGAtcataattttccaaaaatcatCTTCATAAGATAACATTAAAGATTTGATATGCTGATTAAAAAAGGTATGTACAGGATATGACCAGTCTATTATTGGAACaaaacacgaataaaaatgattaatattttattaatcgtttTTTTTATGATGTCTAagtaagatataaattttatgaacacTCCCTTTATGAACAATTTAATTGAATGCAGTTCCTTCCTTAGTGGACTAAAACATTAAaacacaattttttcaataacacTATTTTGTATCATTCACTGTTTTCTCCTTTTGCTCTTCAATTCAGATAGTCGAAGTTATCAATTATGGCCACGAATGGAATAATTAAGAGTTGTTATAATTGTTCAAAATAACTATaagttttcatatatttaagtGAAACTAATCTCTAAAAATGATTTGGAAAACTATGAAACAAACTATGAACattttttgtgtattttaacATGCTGACTGCAGATGAATATTGCATCTTTTACTTATAACGTTAACGTGTTGTGGTTTGCTTAAAAGTTTCAACGCTCGAGTGCttctatatagaatatttagtactttaatattatcacccgcaatattaaaagcgttgaaaattttacagatacgtagttatttatttaattagaacGATTTAATTACTTTCGTCGTCTTTAGAGCGTCACTGACTTATCTAATGGCGTGACCCGCATATTAATCAACGTGTTAAACAACATATGACTATCATTAACAAGagttacatatataaattttttaatattactttcatGCTATCGTCTGATTTTTTTCAACAACAAAACCACTACAACTTTTTCTATTACTTCGCATGATTTGATTCGCatcttttacaaaaatattttattaaatttactcaAACTTTTGTATTGCATTTTTCATTTGCATCTTTCAAGAATGTTCTCTTCCTCGTTTCGTTTATACTATTCCATTTCCATCCTACAGCGAACTTTTTCATCCTGCAATTCCTGTTATGCTAATTATAAATCGCAACTCTCTTcgtcgtaataaaataaacatgaGAATATTCAACTTCCAGGTGAACAACAGTGTCTTGATGTGGTCTTACTGCGATGTGTCCCACCAGgatattaataacattcaaGTTCCTCTCACCTCCAGCGGAAATGAATtgttaatacaatattatagcGCGAAGGGCTCGTACGATGGGCAAGAATTCACTTACACGATATCCTACAGGTTCATAAAGAAATCGCAGAATTCTACCACTAGACGTCAAGTACAGGACGATTTCAAGCTGATCTCTCTCAGGCCGGTAAACTTTTCAGCGTTAAACTTCAACGAGAGCGAGAATTGCAATTGCGATTTCGGCGACAGAATCGGCAGCTTTAAAAACTGGTTTATGGTACTCGTT from Bombus pascuorum chromosome 2, iyBomPasc1.1, whole genome shotgun sequence encodes the following:
- the LOC132916207 gene encoding uncharacterized protein LOC132916207, whose translation is MRWDAALYLLSLLLFSLANLCWALVETRGCNRTVRNSVGWIRWTGRMGRCIIRIRAPPRDPQVIELKVRRLQVGFLKETRCEGAYVQFSDGSEDLEDETGRYCGYVSGNTTRLFLRKGPNLTIIMDSDVKFAAENPVIFSAQFSILPAQLAAERHRGFSPSSSTECPLECAVRNDRRSCRLASPGYPGVYPRGIKCRIALESSAGRFKIGGQPDDLFDLMNRTSQDGCQTENCEQHVEIVAEVTKTRVARSKDERSLTEEVPVERRARRSPDHDEEVEFIIGQTSHKTRKGRNNRRRLKKAKKEADGSKGPRGNSHGKAANGDIRRNIGRPKEITEQSSADAFHGSRSSFRHSGGYRDQGIRLESIQKRLRHPQRVHKKSMDSISSKKNFDHDLRDISDARILPDGLGHEIARKGLSQEKITALQVPDYRYAKKSRIPEKLASTSCVGDYLALLENVDGKIFEISKFCGEGHVPRILSKGRSIIVEFFAEQDGTIMHDGFQLSFQETEEAPGVKHDRNCEFVYKSTERTRESIKSLQSWYPPNTLCSYKFMGRSSEKISVHMKIIRNEPDQEYALQKRNFSLNYCSGNEIAVYNGIEVNNSVLMWSYCDVSHQDINNIQVPLTSSGNELLIQYYSAKGSYDGQEFTYTISYRFIKKSQNSTTRRQVQDDFKLISLRPVNFSALNFNESENCNCDFGDRIGSFKNWFMVLVVLGIVSFLGAILTIIALLAKCIKMRSMEKKLLQTPKL